One genomic segment of Esox lucius isolate fEsoLuc1 chromosome 15, fEsoLuc1.pri, whole genome shotgun sequence includes these proteins:
- the srp54 gene encoding signal recognition particle 54 kDa protein, translating to MVLADLGRKITSALRSLSNATIINEEVLNAMLKEVCAALLEADVNIKLVKQLRENVKSAIDLEEMASGLNKRRMIQHSVFKELVKLVDPGVKAWTPTKGKNNVIMFVGLQGSGKTTTCSKLAYYYQRKGWKTCLICADTFRAGAFDQLKQNATKARIPFYGSYTEMDPVVIAAEGVEKFKTESFEIIIVDTSGRHKQEDSLFEEMLQVSNAVQPDNIVYVMDASIGQACEAQAKAFKDKVEVASVIVTKLDGHAKGGGALSAVAATKSPIIFIGTGEHIDDLEPFKTQPFISKLLGMGDIEGLIDKVNELKLDDNEELIDKLKHGQFTLRDMYEQFQNIMKMGPFGQIMGMIPGFGTDFMSKGNEQESMARLKKLMTIMDSMNDQELDNKDGAKLFSKQPNRIARVARGSGVATRDVQELLTQYTKFAQMVKKMGGIKGLFKGGDMSKNVNPSQMAKLNQQMAKMMDPRVLHHMGGMAGLQSMMRQFQQGAAGNMKGMMGFNNM from the exons ATGGTGTTAGCCGACTTGGGAAGAAAAATAACCTCAGCATTGCGATCATTGAGCAATGCCACCATCATCAATGAGGAG GTATTAAATGCCATGCTGAAAGAAGTATGTGCTGCCCTCCTGGAAGCTGATGTCAATATCAAGTTGGTTAAGCAGCTCAGAGAAAATGTCAA ATCAGCCATTGACCTGGAGGAAATGGCCTCTGGGCTGAACAAGAGGAGAATGATTCAGCATTCTGTGTTTAAGGAGCTGGTCAAG TTAGTGGATCCAGGGGTCAAGGCCTGGACACCAACAAAGGGAAAGAACAACGTCATCATGTTTGTTGGTCTTCAGGGCAGTGGGAAAACCACAACATGTTCCAAG CTGGCATACTACTACCAAAGAAAAGGGTGGAAAACATGTTTGATATGCGCTGACACTTTCAGAGCTG GTGCCTTTGATCAGTTAAAGCAAAATGCAACAAAAGCTAGAATTCCCTTCTATGGAAG TTACACAGAGATGGATCCTGTTGTCATAGCTGCAGAAGGTGTGGAAAAGTTCAAGACCGAAAGCTTTGAAATAATCATTGTTGATACCAGTGGCCGACACAAGCAAGAAGATTCTCTTTTTGAGGAAATGTTGCAGGTTTCCAATGCAGTG CAACCAGACAACATTGTGTACGTGATGGATGCCTCCATTGGTCAGGCTTGTGAAGCCCAGGCCAAGGCCTTCAAAGACAAAGTAGAAGTTGCATCCGTTATAGTGACCAAGCTGGATGGTCATGCCAAAGGTGGTGGTGCTCTTAGTGC agTGGCTGCTACTAAGAGTCCCATCATTTTCATTGGTACTGGAGAACACATTGACGACTTGGAGCCATTTAAGACCCAGCCCTTCATCAGCAAGCTACTCG GCATGGGAGACATTGAAGGTTTGATTGACAAAGTCAACGAACTCAAACTGGATGACAATGAGGAGTTGATTGACAAGCTGAAACATG GTCAGTTCACTCTCCGTGACATGTACGAGCAGTTTCAAAACATCATGAAGATGGGTCCCTTCGGCCAGATCATG GGTATGATCCCAGGCTTTGGAACAGATTTCATGAGCAAAGGCAATGAGCAGGAGTCCATGGCCAGGTTGAAGAAACTCATGACAATTATGGACAGCATGAACGACCAAG AACTTGACAACAAGGATGGTGCAAAGCTCTTCAGTAAGCAGCCGAACAGGATTGCCAGAGTAGCGCGGGGTTCAGGGGTTGCCACCAGAGACGTCCAGGAGCTTCTTACCCAGTACACCAAGTTTGCCCAGATGGTGAAAAAGATGGGTGGCATCAAGGGCCTATTCAAAG GTGGTGATATGTCCAAGAATGTCAACCCCTCTCAGATGGCGAAGTTGAACCAACAGATGGCAAAGATGATGGACCCACGGGTTCTCCACCATATGG GTGGAATGGCTGGTCTTCAGTCCATGATGAGACAGTTCCAACAGGGTGCTGCTGGCAACATGAAAGGAATGATGGGATTCAACAACATGTGA